A stretch of the Deinococcus sp. YIM 134068 genome encodes the following:
- a CDS encoding amino acid ABC transporter permease, protein MDLSFILQSALQALPVLVQGAGITLAFALAAMVLGLPLGFAVALARLSRVGPLRALTGLYVSFIRGTPLLVQIFVIYYGLPSFGVTLSPVVGGVLALTLNAGAYLSETIRAAILSVGRGQREAAYSLGLTPSQTMRLIVLPQALRVAAPSLGNSLIGLVKDTSLVSVITVVELLRSAQLVIARTFEPFGPYLMAALLYWAISAVLEVVQRRVERRLSRGVA, encoded by the coding sequence GTGGACCTCTCCTTCATCCTGCAAAGCGCCCTCCAGGCCCTGCCCGTCCTCGTGCAGGGGGCGGGCATCACGCTGGCGTTCGCGCTCGCGGCGATGGTGCTGGGGCTGCCGCTGGGCTTCGCGGTGGCGCTCGCGCGGCTGTCACGGGTGGGGCCGCTGCGGGCGCTGACGGGGCTGTACGTCTCCTTCATCCGGGGAACGCCGCTGCTGGTGCAGATTTTCGTCATCTACTACGGGCTGCCGAGCTTCGGCGTTACCCTCAGCCCGGTGGTGGGCGGCGTGCTGGCCCTGACTCTGAACGCCGGGGCCTACCTCTCGGAGACAATCCGCGCGGCGATCCTGTCGGTGGGGCGCGGGCAGCGGGAGGCGGCCTACAGCCTGGGCCTGACGCCCTCGCAGACGATGCGGCTGATCGTGCTGCCGCAGGCCCTCCGGGTCGCTGCCCCCAGCCTCGGCAACAGCCTGATCGGGCTGGTGAAGGACACGTCGCTCGTCTCCGTGATCACGGTGGTCGAACTGCTGCGGAGCGCCCAGCTCGTCATCGCCCGGACCTTCGAGCCGTTCGGCCCTTACCTCATGGCGGCCCTGCTGTACTGGGCCATCAGCGCCGTGCTGGAGGTCGTGCAGCGGCGGGTGGAGCGGCGGCTGTCACGGGGGGTGGCGTAG
- a CDS encoding IclR family transcriptional regulator, producing MLSLQKAASILGAFSAEQPEWGVRALAAHLSVPRATAHAYLAGLTEAGFLRRTPAGKYRLSWHIAEMGGQLTAALPWFPDARSLITRLALGVRAVAFLCILEGEEVVCAIRERHPDADIDLPLDIYLPATATASGKILYAHADFQPRTFSVCTESSITTPDEWRTEVARVRRRGYAYSIEEWVTGQCTLGVPYQHGGQVVAAIGVQMSAGRYLREERQVRERVLGIVREAEELA from the coding sequence GTGCTCTCCCTCCAGAAAGCCGCGAGCATCCTGGGAGCTTTCAGCGCCGAGCAGCCCGAGTGGGGGGTGCGGGCGCTCGCCGCGCATCTGAGCGTGCCGCGTGCTACCGCCCACGCCTACCTCGCCGGGCTGACGGAGGCGGGCTTCCTGCGGCGCACACCCGCCGGGAAGTACCGCCTGTCGTGGCACATCGCGGAGATGGGGGGGCAGCTCACGGCGGCGCTGCCGTGGTTTCCTGACGCGCGGTCGCTCATCACCCGGCTCGCGCTGGGGGTGCGGGCGGTGGCCTTCCTGTGCATTCTGGAGGGCGAGGAGGTCGTGTGCGCCATCCGGGAGCGGCACCCCGACGCGGACATCGACCTGCCGCTCGACATCTACCTGCCCGCCACGGCGACGGCGAGCGGCAAGATTCTGTACGCCCACGCCGACTTCCAGCCGCGCACCTTCAGCGTCTGCACGGAGAGCAGCATCACCACGCCCGACGAGTGGCGCACCGAGGTCGCCCGCGTGCGGCGGCGGGGCTACGCCTACTCCATCGAGGAGTGGGTGACGGGGCAATGCACCCTGGGCGTGCCCTACCAGCACGGGGGGCAGGTCGTCGCCGCCATCGGCGTGCAGATGAGCGCCGGACGCTACCTCCGCGAGGAACGGCAGGTGCGCGAGCGTGTGCTGGGCATCGTGCGCGAGGCGGAGGAGTTGGCGTAG
- a CDS encoding transporter substrate-binding domain-containing protein: protein MKRILPPLLTGLLLTGGAEAQTRPTTLESGVLKIGMEGTYAPFTFKDERGQLVGFDVDIAKAVAARLGLKPEFVLTEWSGILAGLQARKYDVIVNQVGITPERQRAIGFSAPYAYSSPQIIVRGNANTSFRTLADLKGKRVGVGLGSNFEKQLRDAGGINVVTYPGAPEYLRDLISGRLDAAYNDRLLVGYLIKRDNLPVKGAGVIGDPEAVGIALRKDNTGLKTAIDRALRQIRADGTYARISRQWFGQDVGQPGQ, encoded by the coding sequence ATGAAGCGAATCCTGCCCCCCCTGCTCACCGGGCTGCTCCTGACGGGCGGTGCCGAGGCCCAGACTCGTCCCACCACCCTCGAATCCGGCGTCCTCAAGATCGGGATGGAGGGCACCTACGCGCCCTTCACCTTCAAGGACGAGAGGGGGCAACTCGTCGGCTTCGACGTGGACATCGCCAAAGCCGTCGCCGCCAGGCTGGGCCTCAAGCCGGAGTTCGTGCTGACCGAGTGGAGCGGCATCCTCGCCGGGTTGCAGGCGCGGAAGTACGACGTGATCGTGAATCAGGTCGGCATCACGCCGGAGCGGCAGAGGGCCATCGGGTTCAGCGCCCCCTACGCCTACAGCTCGCCGCAGATCATCGTCCGTGGGAACGCGAACACTTCCTTCAGGACCCTCGCCGACCTGAAGGGCAAGCGCGTCGGCGTGGGGCTGGGGAGCAACTTCGAGAAGCAGTTGCGCGACGCGGGCGGCATCAACGTCGTGACGTACCCCGGTGCCCCCGAGTACCTGCGTGACCTGATCTCGGGCCGCCTCGACGCCGCGTACAACGACCGCCTGCTCGTGGGCTACCTCATCAAGCGCGACAACCTGCCCGTGAAGGGCGCGGGCGTGATCGGCGACCCGGAGGCGGTGGGCATCGCGCTTCGCAAGGACAACACGGGCCTCAAGACCGCCATCGACCGGGCGCTGCGGCAGATCAGGGCGGACGGCACCTACGCCCGCATCAGCCGCCAATGGTTCGGGCAGGACGTGGGCCAGCCGGGGCAGTGA
- a CDS encoding tRNA-binding protein encodes MATELKPTVTYEDTLGRLDIRLGRVVEVEVEASAPRAAYRLTVDFGKYGHRVSVGRFTGHAPGDLLGRQVVGVLNFEPRQIGDATSEVLILGVQFPGAASGEATVLTPAREAKLGGKVF; translated from the coding sequence ATGGCGACGGAACTCAAGCCGACCGTGACGTACGAGGACACTCTGGGGCGGCTGGACATTCGCTTAGGGCGCGTGGTAGAGGTCGAGGTGGAGGCGAGCGCGCCGAGGGCGGCGTACCGGCTGACCGTGGACTTCGGGAAGTACGGGCACCGGGTCAGTGTGGGCCGCTTCACCGGGCACGCGCCGGGCGACCTGCTGGGGCGTCAGGTGGTAGGGGTACTCAATTTTGAGCCGCGCCAGATCGGCGACGCGACCTCCGAAGTGTTGATCCTCGGCGTGCAGTTTCCGGGGGCCGCGAGTGGGGAGGCGACCGTCCTGACCCCCGCGCGGGAGGCCAAGCTCGGCGGCAAAGTGTTCTGA
- the coaD gene encoding pantetheine-phosphate adenylyltransferase yields the protein MNAVFPGSFDPITSGHMDVLTRASRIFDHVTVTVMHNARKQGRHLFDLDERLEILRQATAHFPNVSVDSFGGLLVDYMRQQQKGIIVRGLRAVSDYEYELQIAHLNRQIGEVETVFIMAATRWSFVSSTMVREIASYGGDISEMVPRASAAALRRKFAQQYGERDEEMRGSQTGG from the coding sequence ATGAACGCCGTCTTCCCCGGCTCCTTCGACCCGATCACGAGTGGGCATATGGACGTGCTCACGCGGGCGTCGCGCATCTTCGACCACGTGACCGTGACCGTCATGCACAACGCGCGCAAGCAGGGCCGCCACCTGTTCGACCTCGACGAGCGGCTGGAGATTCTGCGGCAGGCGACCGCCCACTTTCCCAACGTCAGCGTGGACAGCTTCGGCGGCCTGCTCGTGGACTACATGCGCCAGCAGCAGAAGGGGATCATCGTGCGCGGCCTGCGGGCAGTCAGCGACTACGAGTATGAGCTTCAGATCGCTCACCTCAACCGTCAGATCGGCGAGGTGGAGACGGTCTTCATCATGGCGGCGACCCGCTGGAGCTTCGTCAGTTCCACGATGGTCCGCGAGATTGCCAGCTACGGCGGCGACATCTCCGAGATGGTGCCCCGCGCCTCGGCGGCGGCGTTGCGGCGCAAGTTCGCCCAGCAGTACGGGGAACGGGACGAGGAGATGAGGGGGTCGCAGACGGGGGGGTGA
- a CDS encoding XRE family transcriptional regulator produces MTSSVPDLSRWLRERRTLLGLRQDEVARRTELHGGEAGSVTQPYLSRLERGTRPLGALTPVRQDALRRALEISASEWVARTGLPMLTIPGEGDVMLGTLELVRVPVRALASAGLPLAEDHGSVIDHELVPAREYRPEMLVLEVQGDSMSTGEGGAGGIRPGDRVYVDPGDLDLREGRIYVLHVPGLGLTVKRLRRYGPHVWLTSDNPDHPPVKPEEATVVGRVYYHQPRGSRL; encoded by the coding sequence GTGACCTCTTCCGTCCCCGACCTTTCCCGCTGGCTGCGAGAGCGGCGCACTCTTCTAGGTCTGCGTCAGGACGAGGTGGCCCGCCGCACCGAGCTTCACGGGGGCGAGGCGGGCAGCGTGACCCAGCCGTACCTCAGCCGATTGGAGCGGGGGACGCGGCCCCTGGGTGCCCTGACTCCCGTGCGGCAGGACGCCCTGCGCCGTGCGTTGGAGATCAGTGCGAGCGAGTGGGTGGCGCGGACGGGCCTGCCGATGCTGACCATCCCCGGCGAGGGGGACGTGATGCTGGGGACGCTGGAACTCGTCCGCGTGCCCGTGCGGGCGCTCGCGTCGGCGGGGCTGCCGCTCGCGGAGGACCACGGCAGCGTCATCGACCACGAACTCGTCCCCGCGCGGGAATACCGTCCCGAGATGCTCGTGCTGGAGGTGCAGGGCGACTCCATGAGCACGGGCGAGGGCGGCGCGGGCGGCATCCGCCCAGGCGACCGCGTGTACGTGGACCCCGGCGACCTCGACCTGCGCGAGGGCCGCATCTATGTTCTCCATGTCCCCGGCCTCGGCCTGACCGTCAAGCGGTTGCGCCGCTACGGCCCGCACGTCTGGCTCACGAGTGACAACCCAGACCACCCGCCCGTCAAGCCCGAGGAGGCGACGGTGGTGGGGCGGGTGTATTACCACCAGCCGAGGGGGAGCAGGTTGTAG
- a CDS encoding NADPH:quinone oxidoreductase family protein, which yields MTPSMKAIVVERLGPPEVLEVRELPVPQPGPGEVRLRVEAVGINFADVLAVAGEYLTRTRVPYTPGMEFAGVVDALGEGVSGVEVGQRVASLGGRGGLAEYALSPAAALIPVPSTFTAAQAAAFPVSYFTAYHGLKTLGHGQEGEWVLVQAAAGALGTASIQLAKAMGMNVVAMASTGEKLRIAQDLGADVTLLQDDPDRVQKVRDAAGGQGVPLILEVVGGSRFQESLDMAANRGRIIVIGNASREGANLRPVELMKRNLTVTGLWLTSLMGDREATREAAQALTPLVASGQVTPQVGPTYPLEGSARAFQDILDRKTTGKVIIEPGR from the coding sequence ATGACCCCATCCATGAAGGCCATCGTCGTGGAACGCCTCGGCCCGCCCGAGGTGCTGGAAGTGCGCGAGCTGCCCGTCCCCCAGCCCGGTCCCGGCGAGGTGCGGCTGCGGGTGGAGGCGGTGGGCATCAACTTCGCGGACGTGCTCGCCGTGGCGGGCGAGTACCTGACGCGCACGCGGGTGCCCTACACGCCGGGCATGGAATTCGCCGGAGTCGTGGACGCACTCGGCGAGGGCGTGAGCGGGGTGGAGGTCGGTCAGAGGGTGGCGAGCCTGGGCGGGCGCGGCGGACTGGCCGAGTACGCGCTGTCCCCGGCGGCGGCGCTCATTCCCGTCCCCTCGACGTTCACCGCCGCGCAGGCCGCCGCCTTCCCGGTGTCGTACTTCACGGCCTACCACGGGCTGAAGACGCTGGGGCACGGGCAGGAGGGCGAGTGGGTCCTCGTGCAGGCGGCGGCGGGGGCGCTGGGCACGGCGAGCATCCAACTGGCGAAGGCGATGGGCATGAACGTCGTGGCGATGGCGAGCACCGGGGAGAAGCTGCGAATCGCCCAGGACCTCGGTGCCGACGTGACCCTGCTGCAAGACGACCCCGACCGGGTGCAGAAGGTGAGGGACGCGGCGGGCGGACAGGGCGTGCCCCTCATCCTGGAGGTCGTGGGTGGCAGCCGCTTTCAGGAGAGCCTGGATATGGCCGCCAACCGGGGCCGGATCATCGTGATCGGCAACGCCAGCCGCGAGGGGGCGAACCTGCGTCCCGTGGAGCTGATGAAACGCAACCTCACCGTGACCGGGCTGTGGCTCACCTCGCTGATGGGCGACCGGGAGGCGACCCGCGAGGCCGCGCAGGCGCTTACGCCGCTGGTGGCGAGCGGGCAGGTGACGCCGCAGGTCGGACCGACCTACCCGCTGGAGGGCAGCGCCCGCGCCTTTCAGGACATCCTCGACCGCAAGACGACGGGGAAGGTGATCATCGAACCGGGGAGATAA
- the metK gene encoding methionine adenosyltransferase, with the protein MRKFYTSESVSEGHPDKLADFISDSLLDEFLRQEPESRVAVETLVTTGMAVVAGEVRAERAHVDVQKIVREAVKAVGYTRAIYGFDAEYSAVLTTIHEQSPDIAGGVDHSEEWRAMTPAERARPENRFSEVGAGDQGLMFGYATDETPELMPLPISLAHGLTRRLAELRKTGALPYLRPDAKAQVTVVRDLPANAAGVHEATQTFVDTVVISTQHGEDVTQERIRADMIEHVIRAVIPAELLTDETKYFINPSGKFVLGGPHGDTGLTGRKIIVDTYGGAVPHGGGAFSGKDPTKVDRSAAYYARYIAKNVVASGLARRALVEIAYAIGRAHPVSLRVDTYGTGAVSDDLLADLVRGHFDARPQAIIAQLDLRRPIYAQTAAYGHFGRADFPWEQTDRAEGLKRAAEGHRELV; encoded by the coding sequence ATGCGCAAGTTCTATACGTCGGAGTCGGTGTCGGAAGGCCACCCGGACAAGCTGGCCGATTTCATCTCGGATAGCCTGCTCGACGAGTTTCTGCGGCAGGAGCCGGAAAGCCGCGTGGCGGTGGAAACGCTCGTGACGACGGGCATGGCGGTCGTGGCGGGCGAGGTGCGGGCCGAGCGTGCCCATGTGGACGTGCAGAAGATCGTGCGCGAGGCCGTCAAGGCGGTCGGGTACACGCGGGCGATCTACGGCTTCGACGCCGAATACAGCGCCGTGCTGACCACCATCCACGAGCAGTCGCCCGACATCGCCGGGGGCGTGGACCACTCCGAGGAGTGGCGCGCGATGACCCCCGCCGAGCGCGCCCGCCCGGAGAACCGCTTCTCGGAGGTCGGCGCGGGCGACCAGGGCCTGATGTTCGGCTACGCGACCGACGAGACGCCCGAGCTGATGCCGCTGCCGATCAGCCTCGCGCATGGGCTGACGCGGCGGCTCGCGGAGCTTCGCAAGACGGGCGCGCTGCCCTACCTCCGCCCCGACGCGAAGGCCCAGGTGACGGTCGTGCGCGACCTTCCGGCCAACGCGGCGGGCGTCCATGAGGCCACGCAGACCTTCGTGGACACGGTGGTCATCTCCACCCAGCACGGCGAGGACGTGACCCAGGAGAGAATTCGCGCGGACATGATCGAGCACGTCATCCGCGCGGTGATCCCAGCAGAGCTGCTGACGGACGAGACGAAGTACTTCATCAACCCCAGCGGCAAGTTCGTGCTGGGCGGGCCGCACGGGGACACGGGCCTGACCGGGCGCAAGATCATCGTGGATACCTACGGCGGGGCGGTGCCCCACGGCGGCGGCGCGTTCAGCGGCAAGGACCCCACGAAGGTGGACCGTTCGGCGGCCTACTACGCCCGCTACATCGCCAAGAACGTGGTCGCCTCGGGCCTCGCGCGGCGCGCCCTCGTGGAGATCGCCTACGCCATCGGGCGGGCGCACCCCGTCTCCCTGCGGGTAGACACCTACGGCACGGGCGCGGTGAGCGACGACCTCCTCGCCGATCTTGTGCGCGGACACTTCGACGCCCGGCCCCAGGCGATCATCGCCCAGCTCGACCTGCGCCGTCCGATCTACGCGCAGACGGCGGCCTACGGCCACTTCGGGCGCGCGGACTTTCCGTGGGAGCAGACCGACCGGGCGGAGGGGCTGAAGAGGGCGGCAGAGGGGCACAGGGAACTCGTTTAA
- a CDS encoding carbonic anhydrase, which yields MGGVSEPTPPFDPRELERRILAAIRRGASMEDIAELRPARLASPEDAIQALQDGNARFFSGQATRPEVDANQRRAQIMGQTPFAAVLACSDSRVPVEIVFDQGLGDLFVVRVAGNVVGDAGLGTLEYATEHLDVQLIVVMGHEGCGAVAAAMLSDERIAQEPENLRKLIARIQPCVRDLPPIRDKKARMREAVLNNVRCQVAALREQPVIQAAEARGQIRVIGAYYEIGSGAVDFLIDEEDLRP from the coding sequence ATGGGCGGTGTGAGCGAGCCGACTCCCCCCTTCGATCCGCGTGAGCTGGAGCGGCGCATTCTGGCGGCGATTCGCCGGGGCGCGAGCATGGAAGACATCGCCGAGTTGCGCCCGGCCCGCCTCGCCTCGCCGGAGGACGCGATTCAGGCCCTTCAGGACGGCAACGCCCGCTTCTTCTCGGGGCAGGCCACCCGCCCGGAGGTGGACGCCAACCAGCGCCGCGCGCAGATCATGGGGCAGACACCCTTCGCGGCGGTCCTCGCGTGCAGTGACAGCCGGGTGCCCGTGGAGATCGTCTTCGACCAGGGCCTCGGCGACCTCTTCGTGGTGCGGGTGGCGGGCAACGTGGTCGGCGACGCGGGGCTGGGGACGCTGGAATACGCGACCGAGCATCTCGACGTGCAGCTCATCGTCGTCATGGGCCACGAGGGCTGCGGCGCGGTGGCGGCGGCGATGCTGTCCGACGAGAGGATCGCGCAGGAGCCGGAGAACCTCCGCAAGCTCATCGCCCGCATCCAGCCCTGCGTGCGTGACCTGCCCCCCATCCGCGACAAGAAGGCCCGGATGCGCGAGGCCGTGCTCAACAACGTGCGCTGTCAGGTCGCCGCCCTGCGCGAGCAGCCCGTCATTCAGGCCGCCGAGGCGCGCGGGCAGATTCGCGTCATCGGGGCCTACTACGAGATCGGCTCGGGCGCGGTGGATTTCCTCATCGACGAGGAGGACCTGCGGCCCTAG
- a CDS encoding S1C family serine protease, producing the protein MSALRPAAVRGLTVLTALLLGGATVHAQTAAPSSPATTPAQRRAAAPAPLSSSETTALTALYRKLRPAVLRIEDCPPNNCREPNGVGTAFHIGDGYALTAYHVIFASKTLSAQTVDRKRYAVQVIGYDDQSDLALIRVNLPASTPALPLAENRPRVGDPALAIGNGAGEFLVSKTGRLTGLDSDAGRADFPPGTLELNAPLVPGDSGGPIINARGEAVGVVSYISVEGRTASGPRITAYAVPVTQTDAKLTALRKGVKLDAPVIGIGLAPQLEAAFALPAEAFPEISRYFDLGNTPGAFFTSVSPGSPAARAGLQPLTLNDQGKRISGDIVTAVNGRTIANFSDFQFAVRRYRPGETITLSVLRGGRKIELKLVLAARPEIGN; encoded by the coding sequence ATGAGCGCCCTGCGTCCCGCCGCCGTCCGTGGCCTGACCGTGCTGACCGCCCTGCTGCTCGGTGGCGCGACCGTCCACGCGCAGACCGCCGCCCCCTCCTCCCCGGCCACGACGCCCGCCCAGCGCCGCGCCGCCGCGCCCGCGCCGCTGAGTTCGTCGGAGACGACGGCGCTGACCGCCCTCTACCGTAAGCTGCGCCCGGCGGTGTTGCGGATCGAGGACTGCCCGCCCAACAACTGCCGCGAGCCGAACGGCGTGGGCACGGCCTTCCACATCGGCGACGGCTACGCGCTGACCGCCTATCACGTCATCTTCGCCTCCAAGACGCTGAGCGCGCAGACGGTGGACCGCAAGCGGTACGCGGTGCAGGTCATCGGCTACGACGATCAGTCCGACCTCGCGCTCATCCGGGTCAACCTCCCCGCCTCCACGCCCGCGCTGCCGCTCGCCGAGAACCGGCCCAGGGTGGGGGACCCGGCGCTCGCCATCGGGAACGGGGCCGGGGAGTTCCTGGTGTCCAAGACCGGGCGGCTGACGGGGCTGGACAGCGACGCGGGGCGCGCGGACTTCCCGCCGGGCACGCTGGAGCTGAACGCGCCACTCGTGCCCGGCGACAGCGGCGGGCCGATCATCAACGCGCGGGGCGAGGCGGTCGGCGTGGTGAGCTATATCAGCGTGGAAGGCCGGACGGCGAGCGGACCGCGCATCACCGCCTACGCCGTGCCCGTCACGCAGACGGACGCGAAGCTCACGGCCCTACGCAAGGGCGTGAAGCTGGACGCGCCCGTGATCGGCATTGGCCTCGCGCCGCAGCTTGAGGCCGCCTTCGCGCTGCCCGCCGAGGCGTTCCCGGAGATCAGCCGCTACTTCGACCTCGGCAACACGCCGGGGGCCTTCTTCACCAGCGTCTCGCCCGGCAGCCCCGCCGCCCGCGCGGGCCTCCAGCCCCTCACCCTCAACGATCAGGGCAAGCGTATCTCCGGCGACATCGTGACGGCGGTGAACGGCAGGACCATCGCCAACTTCTCGGACTTCCAGTTCGCGGTGCGCCGCTACCGCCCCGGCGAGACCATCACCCTGAGCGTCCTGCGCGGCGGCAGGAAGATCGAACTCAAGCTCGTGCTGGCGGCGAGGCCGGAGATCGGGAACTGA
- a CDS encoding superoxide dismutase — protein sequence MPRLLALALPLVLGSCTMMMGSNYTLGKQPAAGDLTPGGTVTSRMSGDMVMTNARVMGLRPNQFYVAHYHTQGAASTDPCSSGGPAIMSSKVVGQTDAGGMLTLTGSVARADVMNATYFNVHTASDAQGTPADPGVACTAVRMAGM from the coding sequence ATGCCCAGGCTCCTCGCGCTCGCTCTGCCCCTCGTCCTCGGTTCCTGCACCATGATGATGGGGAGTAATTACACCCTCGGCAAACAGCCCGCCGCCGGGGACCTGACGCCGGGCGGCACCGTGACGAGCCGGATGTCCGGCGACATGGTGATGACCAACGCGCGGGTAATGGGGCTGCGGCCCAATCAGTTCTACGTGGCCCACTACCACACCCAGGGCGCGGCCAGCACCGACCCATGCAGCAGCGGCGGCCCGGCCATCATGAGCAGCAAGGTCGTCGGGCAGACGGACGCAGGCGGGATGCTTACCCTGACGGGCAGCGTGGCCCGCGCGGACGTGATGAACGCGACCTACTTCAACGTCCACACGGCCAGCGACGCCCAGGGCACGCCCGCCGACCCCGGCGTGGCCTGCACCGCCGTCCGCATGGCGGGGATGTAG
- a CDS encoding RsmD family RNA methyltransferase yields the protein MSLRILGGSAKGRAIQVPPSARPSGARLRKSLFDLLTTRQPEGTFLDLHGGSGAVGLEAASRGYTVTLVEKDTRAVRTLEDNARLLGLGVRVLRGDAEALLPRLGEFDVVFSDPPYVQDIGRLTLRLLASGIVAPGGLLVCQHPGQVRLPPHPDFGHEERVYGSNVLTLYTRPGGDTLGPT from the coding sequence ATGAGCCTGAGAATCCTGGGCGGCAGCGCGAAGGGCCGCGCGATTCAGGTGCCCCCGAGCGCCCGGCCCAGTGGGGCACGGCTGCGAAAAAGCCTCTTCGACCTGCTCACCACCCGGCAGCCGGAGGGCACCTTCCTCGACCTCCACGGCGGCAGCGGGGCGGTCGGCCTGGAGGCGGCCAGCCGGGGCTACACGGTCACGCTGGTGGAGAAAGACACCCGCGCCGTCCGCACGCTGGAGGACAACGCCCGACTCCTGGGGCTGGGCGTGCGCGTCCTGCGGGGCGACGCCGAGGCCTTGCTCCCGCGTTTGGGCGAGTTCGACGTGGTGTTCAGCGACCCGCCCTACGTGCAGGACATCGGGCGGCTGACGCTGCGGCTCCTCGCCTCCGGGATCGTCGCGCCCGGCGGGCTGCTCGTATGCCAGCATCCGGGGCAGGTGCGTCTGCCCCCACACCCCGACTTTGGGCACGAGGAGCGCGTGTACGGCAGCAACGTCCTCACGCTGTACACCCGGCCCGGCGGCGATACACTCGGCCCCACATGA
- the rpsO gene encoding 30S ribosomal protein S15, with protein MIDKKQTIQTFAQSEKDTGSTTVQIALLSERITNLSRHLTENKKDKHGQRGLQLLNGQRRRLLKYLERTDYDGYIALTDRLGIRRGQRVIR; from the coding sequence GTGATCGACAAGAAGCAGACCATCCAGACCTTTGCCCAGAGCGAAAAGGACACCGGCAGCACGACGGTACAGATCGCGCTGCTCAGCGAGCGCATCACCAACCTGTCGCGCCACCTGACCGAGAACAAGAAGGACAAGCACGGTCAGCGCGGCCTGCAACTCCTCAACGGCCAGCGCCGCCGCCTCCTGAAGTACCTGGAGCGCACCGACTACGACGGCTACATCGCCCTCACCGACCGCCTCGGCATCCGTCGCGGCCAGCGCGTCATTCGCTGA
- a CDS encoding arsinothricin resistance N-acetyltransferase ArsN1 family A, translated as MSTRPATPADAPAIARIYNEGIADRVATFETRERTAAEVAERLRGPHPAVVVLNGAGTVVAFAWTSPYSAREAYATIGDHSVYVAREVRGQGHGEAALRALMDAARTAGLHKLTSRVFVENAASRRLHARCGFREVGIHHRHARLDGEWRDVVTVEVLLDGETQSI; from the coding sequence ATGTCCACCCGGCCCGCCACACCCGCCGACGCCCCCGCTATCGCCCGCATCTACAACGAGGGCATTGCCGACCGGGTGGCGACCTTCGAGACGAGGGAGCGCACGGCGGCGGAGGTGGCGGAGCGGCTGCGCGGTCCCCATCCCGCCGTGGTGGTGTTGAACGGGGCTGGAACGGTCGTCGCTTTCGCGTGGACTAGTCCCTACAGCGCGCGGGAAGCGTATGCGACCATCGGCGATCACAGCGTTTACGTGGCACGGGAAGTGCGCGGGCAGGGTCACGGCGAGGCGGCCCTCCGCGCCCTGATGGACGCCGCGCGGACGGCGGGGCTGCACAAGCTCACCAGCCGCGTATTCGTGGAGAACGCCGCCAGCCGCCGCCTGCACGCCCGCTGCGGCTTCCGCGAGGTGGGCATCCACCACCGCCACGCCCGCTTGGACGGCGAGTGGCGCGACGTGGTGACGGTTGAGGTGCTGCTGGATGGGGAAACCCAGAGCATTTGA
- a CDS encoding gamma-glutamylcyclotransferase family protein gives MSTDSLTRVFVYGTLMPGERNADIAARGGAFEAQPARLPGFRLLHLLPEAYPAIRPGGITDEVRGYVLTYDPSDWETALPFLDELEGVDEVPPLYTREQVNVTLEGGGVQAVWVYVYADTARLARPGVIPIPSGDWREAPHRARPRVGDR, from the coding sequence GTGAGCACCGACTCCCTGACTCGCGTGTTCGTCTACGGGACGCTGATGCCCGGCGAGCGGAATGCGGACATAGCGGCGAGGGGCGGTGCGTTCGAGGCTCAACCCGCCCGTCTTCCCGGCTTCCGGCTCCTTCACCTGCTCCCGGAGGCGTATCCAGCCATCCGGCCTGGTGGGATTACAGACGAGGTGCGCGGCTACGTTCTCACCTATGACCCAAGCGACTGGGAGACGGCCCTTCCCTTCCTCGACGAGTTGGAAGGCGTGGACGAGGTGCCGCCGCTGTACACGCGGGAGCAGGTCAACGTGACGCTGGAGGGGGGAGGGGTGCAGGCCGTCTGGGTCTACGTCTACGCCGACACTGCCCGTCTCGCCCGCCCCGGCGTGATTCCTATTCCGAGCGGTGATTGGCGGGAGGCCCCCCACCGTGCCCGTCCCAGAGTGGGCGACCGCTGA